The nucleotide sequence GATCTGGTCCGGGTTGATATCAACGCCCCAGACCTTGTGCCCACCACGCAGTGCTGAAGCGGCCATACCATAGCCCATCGAGCCAAGGCCGATGATCGCAACATTTCTAGAGTTCTTGGTGTCGATGGTCATTTTAGTCTCCTTTTATCCAGTTCGGCAGCCACAGGGCGACGTCAGGGAAGAACAGGACGATAGCAAGTGCGACGACCTGAATGCAGATAAAGGGGATGAGTGCGCGGAATATTTCTGACAAGCTCATGTCTTTAGGCGCAACAGACTTCAGGTAGAAGGCAGCAGGACCAAAAGGCGGAGAAAGGTAGCTGACCTGCATGTTCATCGCAAAAAGAATGCCGAACCATACCGGGTCCATGCCAAGCTTGATGATGATCGGCACGAAGATCGGCATGGTTAGCAATGCGATGCCGATCCAATCCATAAACAGGCCGAGGACCACGAGAATACCCATCATGATCAGCACGATCACAATCGGTGACGCCCCACTATCAAGGATGGTGCTTTCGATGAACCGGTTGCCGCCCATCAGGTTATAGACCCCAACCAAAGCCGCCGCGCCAAGGCCGATCCAGATGATCATACCACAGGTCTCAAGCGTCTGTTTCAGGCTGTCGCGGATGAGAACCCAAGTCACCTCGCCCCGAACAGCTGCCGAAAGGAAAACACCGACAACCCCCATAGCGGCGGCTTCAGTAACAGAGGCGATGCCACCGTAGATCGAACCCAACACAGTCACCGCCACGCCAACCGGCAGGATCACACCCCTCATCTTGCGCAATTTCTCGGCCATTGGGATGTTAAGCTCCTCGTTCGAAATTGGCGGGCCCATCTCGGGGTTCGCGTAACAGCGGATAAGAATGTAGATGATGTAGAACGAAGCCAGCATCAGGCCCGGTGTCACTGTTGCAAGAAACAGGTCACCGATGGAAACGCTGGCGGTAAGCCCGTAAACGATCAGAACAATCGACGGCGGGATCATCGTGCCAAGCGAGCCACCCGCACAAACCGTGCCAATGGCCAGCGCGCGGTTATAGCCAAGCCGCAGCATCTGCGGCAGCGCGATCAGACCCAGAAGAACGATCTCGCCACCAATAATGCCGGAAATCGATGCAAGGAACACGGCTGCAACCAGTGTTTGAACAGCAACACCGCCCTTGATGCGACCAGCGACAAGGCGCATCGCATCGTAAAGATCCCGCGCCATGCCTGAACGGTCCAACAAAGACGCCATCAAAACGAACATCGGTATCGCCACGAGGACGTATTCATTGACGAAGGAATAGATCCGGCTTGATACCAAGGGCACGCCGGATGTTCCGAACCAAGCGATCGTGAACAGGATCGCAATCAGGCCGGTGACAAAGGCCAACGGGATACCCGTCAGGATCAGCACCATGATTGAACCGACAAGCAACAGTGAACCTGTTTGGATACCGAGGTTCCGACCTTCGGAAAACAACAAATAGCCGCCAATTGCGAGGATCGCGAAAACAGCACCGATGCCAATGATCGCCCATTTGCTGGGTGTTTCACCGGCGCTTTGGCGATATCCGGTGCCCTTCCAGGCGGTCCAGATATGGCCAACGGACTGAATTGCCAAAACGATTGCAGTGATCAGAAGCATCATTTTGATAATGGCAGGCGTAGTTGGATTCCAAGCCGAGCCCGAGCGTTCAAGGCGAACGTCGCCCTGTGGTGTCCACCACGACTTTTCGACCATCGTGTAGGCCGCGTAGGCAATTGCGACTGCGAAAAACAGCGCAAGTAGGCCGTTTACGACATCCAACAGTCTCCGCGTTCCGCCACTTGTGCCGAAATAGATCAACCCGATACGGATATGTTTGTCTGCCGCCAGACACTGCATCCCACCGTACAGATAGCACGCCGCGATCAGCGCAATAACTGTTTCGTGGGCCCAAATCGTGGGGGCATTAAAGAAATAGCGTGCGACGATCTCATAGAGTGAAATCAATGTCGCAATAGCAAACAGGAAACTAAAGACTGTTCCCACCGTGACAATGCCGCGATCCAGAGCATTCTGGGGGCCCGCACTGTCTTCTTCATGGACCTTTTTGAGCGCTTCAAGTTGCGCGTTGACTTCGGCTTCCGTTATCGCCGGTTCATGTTGTGCCATGGTCCCCTCCCGGAACTTGAGCAATAAATACGGGCGAAGGGGCCAGAACCGGCCCCTTCGCTACATTGCAAATGCTGAGCGTTACTCGGCCAGAAGGCCGGCCTCGGTGAGGTATGTCGTGACGCTCTCGTAGGCTTTTCCAGCCATCTCGGAACGCTCTGCCCAATTTGCCCACTGCGACTTTGCGATGCCACGGAACCGCGCACGCTCTTCGTCAGACCAGTTGATCACGGTGATGTTGGGGTCGGTCATTGCTTCTGCAACAGCGATTTCGTTCTGCTCGTCCAGCTGGCTGACCATATCGCGCGCAAAGACGGAAACAGACTCGTTCAGGAGGGCCTGAAAATCCTCGGGCAAGCCGTCATAGATCTCCTTGTTGATCGACACCTCGATCACAGGCATCGAGTGAAAGCCGGGGTAAAGCGGATATTTGGCGAACTCATGCATGCCTTGCGCATGGTTGGTCGAGAATACGGTATAATCCGCAGCGTCTATGACGCCTTTTTCCAGCGATGTGTAAACCTCGGAGCCGGGCAGGTTCACCGGCGATGCGCCCGCAGCGGCAAAGACTTCCTGAACCATGCCTTCCGGTGCGCGCATCTTGATACCTTCAAGATCGTCAACACCATGGATCGGAACTGTCGACAGGAAAGCCTCAACGCCCGTTGCCGATGCTCCAAGGAATTGCAGACCATAGGGGTTTACCAGCTCGTTAAAGAGCTCCTTACCGCCGCCGTTTTCCATGTAGTCGAACATCTGCTCGGGTGCGGACCATGCACCGACAAGATTGCCCAACATGGCAAAAGCCGGATCCTTACCCGAGAAATATGACGGGTCCGTGATGTGGCCCTGCAGAATGCCCGCACCTACGGCGTCGAGCGTTTCATTGTGGGCCACCACGGTTCCCACTGGCACAACGGTGATTTCGATGCGGCCGTCGGACAGTTCATTGACGCGATCGGCCCAAGCTTCCTCAATCGGAAAAAAGTTGTCCCCGGCCTGTGCGGAGGTCTGGAACGTCCATTGATAATCTTGCGCCAGCGCCGTGCTCGCTGAAAGCGTTGATGCGGCAACGATGCCACTCAGGACGAGCGACTTGAAAGTGTAGTGTGTCATGGTTCCTCCCACAGCGCCGAAATAGCGCTAGTTTTCAGTTGATCGTGGCCTCCTCCGAAACCACGGCAATGCCCGGATTACTCACCGGTATCGCAACCGGTACCGATACCGGTATTGATACCAGTGCCCAATTTGCCCTAAGCTGTCAATACTTCGATGTCGACTTTGCGATACAGATGCGTGAACAAAGGCTTGGTTCTTGCTGGTGATGGGCCACCAAGCGACAGGCAAAATGGAGGCAAGTCTATTAAAAGCAGGAAAACTTTAGCCGATGTCGCTGCCGCTGCCGGTGTCAGTAAAATGACAGCGTCGCGCGCGCTTCGTGGCGACAAAGACGTCTCGCAGGCGAACATTGAGCGGGTCAAACAGGCCGCACGCGAGATCGGCTACTACGGGAATCAGTTCGCCTCCTCCCTCTCAAGCAAACACACCGACCTGATCGGCGTCGTGGTGCCCAGCCTGTCAAACATCGTTTTCCCGCAAGTCATGTCCGGGGTGACCGACGCGCTGAAGGGCACCTTGCTGCAGCCGGTTTTCGGGGTAACCGACTATGACCCCGAAACAGAATACGAAACCTTGCGGAACATGCTGTCATGGCGCCCTGCTGGGTTGATCGTGACCGGGATTGACCAACCGCCCGAAACCCGCCAGCTGCTGAAAGACGCAGGCGTTCCGGTTGTACAAATCATGGATATCGACGGCCATCCTGTCGACGCCTGTGTCGGGTTTTCGCATAGCGAGGCCGGCCATGACATTGCTGTCGCCCTGTTTGAGACAGGGTTACGGCGCTTCGGCTACGTGGGGCGAAACCTCGACAAGGACCTTAGGGCCGCGAAACGGAAACAAGGTTTCCACAGCGCACTGCGCAAACATGGACTCGCCTTTGCCGGCATTATTGATGGATCGGATTTGCTGGTCGATGTGACTGCGCTTTCAGCTGTCGATTGCGGCCGCCGTTTGACTGCAGACCTTCTGAAACGACAGCCCGATCTTGATTGCATCTACTTTTCAAACGATGATCTTGCGTTTGGCGGCCTATGTCACTGCATTGCCGAAGGCATCGACGTTCCAGGTGATGTCGCGCTAGCGGGTTTCAACGGTTTGGGTCTCATCGAAGGGTTTCCCGGCAAGATCGCAACTTCGCGGACAGCGCGCAAACAGATTGGCGAGCAAGCCGCACGGACGATCCTTGAGACTTTGGAACACTCTGCTGCCGAAATGGAAAAACTGCACATCCTGAAGCCAGAAATATCGCTTGGCGAACTGGCTGTGACCAATGACAAGCCCGACTGACCTTGACCGGCTACGACTTTGATAGCTCTGCTCGCAAACTTTCAGAAATGCCTCTCGACTTGGAGGCCGAGATGACCCGTTGCGCGAGATCAAAATCGTTTCGACCGATCTGAGCTCCATCATACGATCGGTTTGGGTGTATTTCCGCGGCAGAACTGAGTCGCATAGTCCGCATCTGGATGATCGGAATGAGCAGCCGCGAGAGCACGGTATCGGAACGGGAAAATCCGATATCTGTGAACGACCGGTCGAGTGACATGCACTGCACCGCAGCAACAAGTACGCCGCACGCGCGAAGGGATACTGCGTCAGCGAAGGCCTAGAACCCAAGGTCGGCTTTGTCCGCGTCTTTCCAGTTGGTGTGCGGTGCAGCGAACGGCACTCCCTCGCAGAACAGCCGTTCATGGACCATGCGGCGAAGGTGTCAGACTGAGCCCGACTCGGCCGTTGTGGTTTTCTGCTGCGTGCGCTCGCAGCGTGAAAAATGCAGCATGAGGGAAAAATTTCGTGCTGCCGCGCAGCGGTTCAACCCGCCATTCGTGGATGTCGCAGCATAGATCAGGCGTCGAATGTACAAGATGCGGGACGGAGCTTCCTTTTGCTCACGCGGCTATTGCATTCGCAGCATCGCTTCGCGGATGCGGCATGCTCGCCGCTGCGTTGTAACCGAAGTCACCATACCAGTCATTCAAACCCCCGATAATACGCTGATTTCATGCCATCTGTTCTACGGAGGAGAGTCCATAGGCATGTTTCATCTTAGGGGTTACCAAAAGTATGCGGGGTCAGTTCAGCAATACGGGTAGTTGAATAGGTCCGCGAAACCCGAAACCGCGCCAAATCACAGCGTCTGGATCAGGTAGGGACATGTTTGGGAAACGGTCGAAGAGCAGGGGCAGCATGACTTGCGCGACCGCACGGCGCGCCACATGAGTGCCCTGGCAAAAATGCGGGCCGTTCCCGAAGGATTGATGCGGAACCTTGTCACGGTAGACGTTGAAGACCTCGCCGTCCTCAACGACATCCTCATCGCGATTGGCGCTGGCCTGAATAGTCATCACCGTTTCGCCCTTTGGAATAACGCAGCCTCTGATCTCCGTGTCTTGTGTCGCAAGTCGGGATGAAGCAGAGATTGGCGCGACCCAGCGTACGCCTTCCTCAAAGGCTTTGTCCCAGTCGCCATCCCGTTTGACCTGTTCGAACTGGTCGGGATTGCTCAGCAGCCCCACGACGATCGTATTCAAGGCATCGCGCGGCTCGTTGATGCCGCCACCGATGGCGATCTTGATGTTAGCGTAGATCTGCTTTTCCTCAATCGGATTATCTGCATTCAGCATGACCGAAAGCGCCGAATTATTCGGCTCTGCCCGGTGCCGGTCTTGCAGCCTGTCAAACAGCGCATGCATCTCTTCATTCGCGCGATCCGCGCGCTCGAAAGGTTCATCGCGCCAGCCGAAATTTCCTGCACCGTCGATCAAGGCCTGACTCCAGCGTTGCATTTCGTCGTCTGAGGCCTTTTCAATCCCCAGCAGGATCGCGAGACCGCGCGCGCAGTAAGGGCCCGACAGCGCGGGAAACAGATCAACCACCTCACCGCGCGGCAAGCGTGCAACGTAGTCTCCTGCGATCTTTTGATATTGAGGCACCCATTCGTCACGGATGACCTTCGGCGCAAAGGCGGGCGCCATGGCCATACGCTCACGCAGATGCTCGGCTCCATCCTTGCGCATCAACGTATGCGCCCAGAAGGCGCGTTTCATCGGCGTGTTGGG is from Sulfitobacter geojensis and encodes:
- a CDS encoding TRAP transporter large permease — encoded protein: MVLILTGIPLAFVTGLIAILFTIAWFGTSGVPLVSSRIYSFVNEYVLVAIPMFVLMASLLDRSGMARDLYDAMRLVAGRIKGGVAVQTLVAAVFLASISGIIGGEIVLLGLIALPQMLRLGYNRALAIGTVCAGGSLGTMIPPSIVLIVYGLTASVSIGDLFLATVTPGLMLASFYIIYILIRCYANPEMGPPISNEELNIPMAEKLRKMRGVILPVGVAVTVLGSIYGGIASVTEAAAMGVVGVFLSAAVRGEVTWVLIRDSLKQTLETCGMIIWIGLGAAALVGVYNLMGGNRFIESTILDSGASPIVIVLIMMGILVVLGLFMDWIGIALLTMPIFVPIIIKLGMDPVWFGILFAMNMQVSYLSPPFGPAAFYLKSVAPKDMSLSEIFRALIPFICIQVVALAIVLFFPDVALWLPNWIKGD
- a CDS encoding TRAP transporter substrate-binding protein — encoded protein: MTHYTFKSLVLSGIVAASTLSASTALAQDYQWTFQTSAQAGDNFFPIEEAWADRVNELSDGRIEITVVPVGTVVAHNETLDAVGAGILQGHITDPSYFSGKDPAFAMLGNLVGAWSAPEQMFDYMENGGGKELFNELVNPYGLQFLGASATGVEAFLSTVPIHGVDDLEGIKMRAPEGMVQEVFAAAGASPVNLPGSEVYTSLEKGVIDAADYTVFSTNHAQGMHEFAKYPLYPGFHSMPVIEVSINKEIYDGLPEDFQALLNESVSVFARDMVSQLDEQNEIAVAEAMTDPNITVINWSDEERARFRGIAKSQWANWAERSEMAGKAYESVTTYLTEAGLLAE
- a CDS encoding LacI family DNA-binding transcriptional regulator, translating into MTASRALRGDKDVSQANIERVKQAAREIGYYGNQFASSLSSKHTDLIGVVVPSLSNIVFPQVMSGVTDALKGTLLQPVFGVTDYDPETEYETLRNMLSWRPAGLIVTGIDQPPETRQLLKDAGVPVVQIMDIDGHPVDACVGFSHSEAGHDIAVALFETGLRRFGYVGRNLDKDLRAAKRKQGFHSALRKHGLAFAGIIDGSDLLVDVTALSAVDCGRRLTADLLKRQPDLDCIYFSNDDLAFGGLCHCIAEGIDVPGDVALAGFNGLGLIEGFPGKIATSRTARKQIGEQAARTILETLEHSAAEMEKLHILKPEISLGELAVTNDKPD
- a CDS encoding cytochrome P450 encodes the protein MTELAPVDESITLDALDRDPFPIYRRLRAEAPVVRVKAAGRTLLTKAADTKYVKDNPELFSSDDPNTPMKRAFWAHTLMRKDGAEHLRERMAMAPAFAPKVIRDEWVPQYQKIAGDYVARLPRGEVVDLFPALSGPYCARGLAILLGIEKASDDEMQRWSQALIDGAGNFGWRDEPFERADRANEEMHALFDRLQDRHRAEPNNSALSVMLNADNPIEEKQIYANIKIAIGGGINEPRDALNTIVVGLLSNPDQFEQVKRDGDWDKAFEEGVRWVAPISASSRLATQDTEIRGCVIPKGETVMTIQASANRDEDVVEDGEVFNVYRDKVPHQSFGNGPHFCQGTHVARRAVAQVMLPLLFDRFPNMSLPDPDAVIWRGFGFRGPIQLPVLLN